In candidate division WOR-3 bacterium, the DNA window GCATCAAAACTGACCCTGTGCGAGCCCTCATCCTGATAACCATTGACAAGCATTTTGACCCTCCTGCCCAGGGCATCATAAACCGTTAGGTTGACAAAGGCAAGACGGGTTAATTGATAACTCAGGGTAGTTGAGCGCTGAAAGGGATTTGGTGAAATAACCAGGTCCGAACTACGAACGACGAACTGTTCCTGGACCCCGGTGAGATAAGCGCGCGGATATTTTATCACCCTGCCGGTCCACTGGGGTGTCCTATGCTCCCAGACAACCGTACCATCATAGGTGATTTCAAAAACCCTGCCACTTACCGCCTCGTTGATTATCGTATTGCCATTGGGCAGGCGATATGCGCCAGACATATGTGCCGAATAGAAAACCCCGGGATTTGAATATATCCAGGATGGTTCTTCTGGTCCAAAAGCAGAATCAGGATGGATGTAGTAGTGGTCATTGGAATCAAGTGGCGGTGTGATTTCAAGGACACTGGAGTAATCATTCTGTGTTCCCGGCCGGTCGCCGTTATTAAAAACTAAGATATTGCCTTCACCAATCAGCCCAGGCTTTATCCAGTTGGCACCATGAACAACAAAGAAGACCTGGTCGCTGGAGTCGCCGCGGTCATAGTTCTGTGGATTCCCCCAGCGGTAGATAATATCACCACCTTTGCCATGCCTGCCACCGGTATGACCGCGCGCCTCCGCAGTTGTTGTGGAATGGTCAATCACATAAAGTTCATTGAGAAAATGGGAACAGAAAATAATCTCATCCCGCTGTTCATTGTATTCAACGATATTGGCATGAATCCAGTCACCGTACATAAACAGGGTGCCGAGGTTAATGTCAATCAGTTCTGGATGGTCCCTGACAACGCCATAATTTGGTTTGGTGGAATCTACATCCTGAATCAGATGGTCCCAGACATGCCACTCCCAGACAACGCTGTCACCGATCGGGTCATACTCAATAATCTCCTCTGCCCACATATCACCGTTAATATTCACCCGCCCCATCGCCTGTGCCTCTGCCCTGGTTTTTCGGTCCCAGGAGAGAAGCAGGATATGACCGTTGGGCATTGGATGGATGTCGTGGTGCTGCTGGTGGTTGGAATCAGACCAGATGAAACTTCTAATAACATTGCCATCCCAGTCAAACTGCTCAATCAATCCGCCATAAACGCCGCCCCGCATCACCGCACGGGAATAAGCACCAGGACGCCAGAGGGTGCTGTCGGGCATCAGATAGGGCATATAGGCAGGTGTGTTTGAGCAGTTCCAGGTCTTGACTATCTGCCGATTGGTATCAACAAGATAGGTGTTCCGGTCATATACCGGGTTATATAATATCAGCCCATCATAAACCTGCGCTGATGCGATTGCCCAGATAAAAAAGATCAGGGCACCCCCTATCGTTCTTAGATTATTGCTCCTCATAATTTACTCCTTTTCTTATCTTGCCCGAATCATCCTTTGACTTCCTACCTCTTTGCCAGTATTAGTCAAAACTGACAAACGGGCAAAATAGATACCCGGTTTAAGCCGGCTATCAGGTTTAAAAATGACCTGATGCCTGCCTGCATCCTCTTGCCTGTTAATCAGCAAAGCAACCATCCTGCCAATAGCATCATAAATCGCCAGTTGCACAAAACCAGGACGGGCTAATTGATAGTTGAGTTTGGTAGAGCGGTCAAAGGGATTTGGGGAAATGATAAATTCCGAATGATGAACCACGAATTGTTCTTGAACCCCGGTGAGATAAGTGCGCGGATATTTCATCGCCCTGCCGATTTGATAGCCAATATTATATGTCCAGACAACCTCACCGGTTGAATCCACCTCAACAAAACGCCCGGTTGTTCCAAGGATGGCAAAGGTGTTGCCGTTTGGCAAC includes these proteins:
- a CDS encoding aryl-sulfate sulfotransferase, with translation MRSNNLRTIGGALIFFIWAIASAQVYDGLILYNPVYDRNTYLVDTNRQIVKTWNCSNTPAYMPYLMPDSTLWRPGAYSRAVMRGGVYGGLIEQFDWDGNVIRSFIWSDSNHQQHHDIHPMPNGHILLLSWDRKTRAEAQAMGRVNINGDMWAEEIIEYDPIGDSVVWEWHVWDHLIQDVDSTKPNYGVVRDHPELIDINLGTLFMYGDWIHANIVEYNEQRDEIIFCSHFLNELYVIDHSTTTAEARGHTGGRHGKGGDIIYRWGNPQNYDRGDSSDQVFFVVHGANWIKPGLIGEGNILVFNNGDRPGTQNDYSSVLEITPPLDSNDHYYIHPDSAFGPEEPSWIYSNPGVFYSAHMSGAYRLPNGNTIINEAVSGRVFEITYDGTVVWEHRTPQWTGRVIKYPRAYLTGVQEQFVVRSSDLVISPNPFQRSTTLSYQLTRLAFVNLTVYDALGRRVKMLVNGYQDEGSHRVSFDARKDAPAGVYFVRLEVVPTDTQAKGGFSITRKVIKE